The following are from one region of the Etheostoma spectabile isolate EspeVRDwgs_2016 chromosome 2, UIUC_Espe_1.0, whole genome shotgun sequence genome:
- the lrrtm1 gene encoding leucine-rich repeat transmembrane neuronal protein 1: MLMDFLLIGLYLKWPLKKPPGLILCLLGIFLRTIPLVEGVCPRLCRCDSKLLYCEGLNLTDIPRNLSSAMGLSMRENNLTELREGQLVGLSQLTWLYLDHNNIDIVEEGAFDRLRRVKELDLSSNRIESLPNGTFRPLPNLRILDLSYNRLQTLEPDLFHGLRKLTNLHLRYNALKFVPVRIFQDCRSMQFLDLGYNQLQSLARNSFAGLFKLTELHLEHNELVKVNLAHFPRLISLRTLYMHNNRATVVVNTLDWTWHFLEKIDLSANEIEYMEPHVFESAPNLKVLMLDSNRLTSVEQRILDSWSSLDSITLAGNDWECSRNVCALASWLSAFRGQRDNSLLCSSPDTAQGEDMLDAVYAFHLCEDPQMEVTTAGLYASTRDLAQGGSVFQGPFTPNPYEGEGSEVVTSSFTVTVGHDDLESTMQIHKVVTGTMALIFSFLIIVLMLYVAWKCFPAGIRQLRQCFSSQRRKQKQKQSMQQMAAISTPEYYVDYKPNHIEGALVIINEYGSCTCQQQPSRECEV, encoded by the coding sequence ATGCTAATGGATTTCCTTCTAATTGGACTGTACTTAAAGTGGCCACTGAAGAAGCCCCCTGGGTTGATACTGTGTTTATTGGGAATATTTCTAAGAACGATTCCCTTGGTTGAGGGGGTTTGTCCAAGGCTGTGCCGCTGCGACAGCAAGCTGCTGTACTGCGAGGGGCTCAACCTCACAGACATTCCCCGCAATCTGAGCAGCGCCATGGGCCTGTCCATGAGAGAGAACAACTTGACTGAGCTGCGTGAAGGCCAACTGGTTGGTCTGTCACAGCTCACCTGGCTCTACCTAGATCACAACAACATTGACATTGTAGAGGAGGGTGCATTTGACAGGCTAAGACGGGTCAAGGAGTTAGACCTCAGCAGCAACCGCATTGAAAGTCTGCCAAATGGTACCTTTAGGCCCCTCCCAAACTTGCGTATCCTGGACCTCTCATACAACAGGCTGCAGACACTAGAGCCTGACCTGTTCCACGGCCTTAGAAAGCTCACCAATTTGCATTTGCGCTACAATGCTCTCAAATTTGTGCCAGTGCGGATTTTTCAAGACTGCCGGAGCATGCAGTTTCTAGACTTGGGATACAACCAACTGCAGAGCCTGGCACGAAACTCCTTCGCTGGCCTCTTCAAGTTGACTGAGTTGCATCTTGAGCACAATGAGCTGGTTAAAGTCAACCTAGCCCACTTCCCTCGCCTCATCTCTTTACGCACCTTGTACATGCACAACAATCGTGCCACTGTTGTTGTCAATACACTGGACTGGACATGGCATTTTTTAGAGAAGATTGACCTGTCAGCCAATGAAATCGAGTACATGGAGCCACATGTTTTTGAGAGCGCACCCAACCTCAAGGTGCTCATGCTAGACTCCAATCGGTTGACCTCTGTGGAACAGCGCATCCTAGATTCGTGGTCGTCTTTGGACAGCATTACCCTGGCAGGGAATGACTGGGAATGCAGTCGCAATGTGTGTGCCTTGGCCTCTTGGCTGAGTGCCTTCCGAGGCCAGCGTGATAATTCCCTGCTGTGTTCAAGCCCCGACACCGCACAGGGCGAGGATATGTTGGATGCTGTCTATGCTTTTCACCTATGTGAGGATCCCCAAATGGAGGTAACTACAGCAGGCCTGTACGCCTCTACACGGGATCTGGCCCAGGGTGGTTCTGTTTTCCAGGGCCCATTTACTCCTAACCCTTATGAGGGTGAGGGTAGCGAGGTGGTTACCAGTTCTTTCACTGTGACGGTGGGCCACGATGACCTGGAGAGCACCATGCAGATCCACAAGGTGGTGACTGGCACCATGGCACTCATCTTTTCCTTTCTCATCATTGTGCTTATGCTGTATGTGGCATGGAAGTGTTTTCCAGCTGGAATAAGACAATTGAGGCAATGCTTCAGTAGTCAACGCCGTAAGCAGAAGCAAAAGCAAAGCATGCAGCAGATGGCTGCAATTTCTACACCGGAATACTATGTTGACTATAAACCTAACCACATTGAGGGAGCTCTGGTAATCATCAATGAATATGGCTCTTGCACTTGCCAACAGCAACCTTCTCGGGAATGTGAGGTGTGA